From a single Columba livia isolate bColLiv1 breed racing homer chromosome 15, bColLiv1.pat.W.v2, whole genome shotgun sequence genomic region:
- the HMOX2 gene encoding heme oxygenase 2, with product MPSAMEGSEGGEGEIMRYEETEDDSVSPTDLSELLKEGTKESHDRAENTQFVKDFLKGRIKKELFKLATAALYFTYSALEEEMDRNKDNPVFAPLYFPLELHRREALIKDLKYFYGEDWEEKIQCSEATQHYVDRIHHVGQHEPELLVAHAYTRYMGDLSGGQVLKKVAQRALKLPSTEEGIQFYVFDNISNAQQFKQLYRARMNALDLDKNTKERIVEEANRAFKFNMQVFDELDETGKSLTEEAQDGGFPVHDGKGDLRKCPYYADKLGKAGPSCPWHAAVALAKQPLVQLILAACVAVAAGAAAWYVM from the exons ATGCCATCAGCTATGGAGGGCtcggagggaggagaaggggaaatCATGCGctatgaagaaacagaagatgacAGTGTCAG TCCCACCGACCTGTCAGAGCTGCTGAAGGAGGGGACAAAGGAATCTCATGACCGCGCGGAGAACACTCAGTTTGTCAAAGACTTCCTGAAAGGACGGATCAAGAAGGAGCTCTTCAAG CTGGCCACCGCGGCACTTTACTTCACGTACTCGGCTCTGGAAGAGGAAATGGATCGCAACAAGGACAACCCAGTCTTTGCTCCTCTGTATTTCCCCTTAGAGCTTCACCGGAGAGAAGCATTAATCAAAGACCTGAAATATTTCTACGGAGAAGACTGGGAAGAGAAGATCCAGTGTTCAGAGGCAACTCAGCACTATGTGGACAGAATTCATCACGTGGGACAGCATGAGCCAGAGCTGCTAGTGGCTCATGCTTACACACGCTATATGGGAGACCTCTCAGGTGGGCAAGTGCTGAAGAAGGTAGCCCAGAGGGCCCTGAAGTTGCCCAGTACTGAGGAAGGGATCCAATTCTACGTGTTTGACAACATTTCCAATGCGCAGCAGTTCAAGCAGCTTTACAGAGCAAGGATGAATGCTCTGGACTTGGACAAGAACACGAAGGAAAGGATTGTGGAAGAGGCCAACCGAGCCTTCAAGTTCAACATGCAG GTATTTGATGAACTGGACGAGACTGGCAAGTCGCTAACAGAAGAAGCCCAGGATGGAGGCTTTCCAGTCCATGATGGAAAAGGAGACCTACGCAAATGCCCTTACTATGCAGACAAACTAG GCAAGGCAGGACCCAGCTGCCCCTGGCATGCTGCCGTAGCCCTGGCGAAGCAGCCCCTGGTGCAGCTGATCCTGGCGGCCTGTGTCGCTGTGGCCGCAGGAGCTGCAGCGTGGTACGTCATGTGA
- the CDIP1 gene encoding cell death-inducing p53-target protein 1 isoform X2 encodes MSNDPPPPYPGGPSAPLIEEKHGPPPAADGVTPIVGQPQGVPIPPPEFGPPPYEPPSQPGFVPPHMPTDSAGPYVPPGYYPPPGPHPHMGYYPTPGHYPSPGGHTATVLVPSGAATTVTVLQGEIFQGAPVQTVCPHCQQAITTKITYEIGLMSFLLGFLCCFVGCDLCCCLIPCLFDDFKDVTHTCPNCKAYIYTYKRMC; translated from the exons ATGTCCAACGACCCTCCGCCACCCTACCCGGGAGGCCCCTCGGCACCACTGATAGAAGAGAAGCACGGTCCACCCCCCGCAGCAG ATGGCGTCACCCCCATTGTGGGACAGCCCCAGGGGGTTCCCATCCCTCCTCCTGAGTTTGGGCCTCCCCCATACGAGCCACCCTCGCAGCCGGGGTTCGTGCCCCCCCACATGCCCACAGACAGTGCTGGGCCCTACGTGCCACCTG GTTATTACCCACCCCCAGGCCCTCACCCCCACATGGGCTACTACCCCACCCCGGGCCACTACCCATCTCCTGGCGGCCACACGGCGACAGTGCTTGTCCCATCGGGGGCTGCCACCACGGTGACAGTGCTGCAGGGCGAGATCTTCCAGGGTGCCCCTGTGCAGACGGTGTGTCCCCACTGCCAGCAAGCCATCACCACCAAGATCACCTATGAGATCGGGCTCATGAGCTTCCTTCTTGGCTTCCTCTGCTGCTTCGTGGG GTGTgatctctgctgctgcctgatcCCCTGCCTGTTCGATGACTTCAAGGacgtgacacacacatgtcccaACTGCAAGGCCTATATCTACACGTACAAGCGCATGTGCTAA
- the CDIP1 gene encoding cell death-inducing p53-target protein 1 isoform X1 yields MSNDPPPPYPGGPSAPLIEEKHGPPPAADGVTPIVGQPQGVPIPPPEFGPPPYEPPSQPGFVPPHMPTDSAGPYVPPAGYYPPPGPHPHMGYYPTPGHYPSPGGHTATVLVPSGAATTVTVLQGEIFQGAPVQTVCPHCQQAITTKITYEIGLMSFLLGFLCCFVGCDLCCCLIPCLFDDFKDVTHTCPNCKAYIYTYKRMC; encoded by the exons ATGTCCAACGACCCTCCGCCACCCTACCCGGGAGGCCCCTCGGCACCACTGATAGAAGAGAAGCACGGTCCACCCCCCGCAGCAG ATGGCGTCACCCCCATTGTGGGACAGCCCCAGGGGGTTCCCATCCCTCCTCCTGAGTTTGGGCCTCCCCCATACGAGCCACCCTCGCAGCCGGGGTTCGTGCCCCCCCACATGCCCACAGACAGTGCTGGGCCCTACGTGCCACCTG CAGGTTATTACCCACCCCCAGGCCCTCACCCCCACATGGGCTACTACCCCACCCCGGGCCACTACCCATCTCCTGGCGGCCACACGGCGACAGTGCTTGTCCCATCGGGGGCTGCCACCACGGTGACAGTGCTGCAGGGCGAGATCTTCCAGGGTGCCCCTGTGCAGACGGTGTGTCCCCACTGCCAGCAAGCCATCACCACCAAGATCACCTATGAGATCGGGCTCATGAGCTTCCTTCTTGGCTTCCTCTGCTGCTTCGTGGG GTGTgatctctgctgctgcctgatcCCCTGCCTGTTCGATGACTTCAAGGacgtgacacacacatgtcccaACTGCAAGGCCTATATCTACACGTACAAGCGCATGTGCTAA